In Aeromicrobium yanjiei, the sequence GGCCCTCCGCTGAAGTCTGCCGCGCTGCCGCTTACGGGCGGTCGAGCAGGTGCTACCGCCAAGTGGCGTTTCTGAAGACGCCTCGCGCCGGAACGCCTGTAGCCTTCGTGAACGTCGTCGAGGCCCAAGCGTCTGGGGCAAGGGGCGCCCGCCGGATGGAGTGTTGTCGTGACCAAACTTGGGAAGGCCACACCCCGGAGGCTAGTTGCTGGACTCGCGACTGCACGCCAGCTCCGAAAGGTCGCCCACCGCCTCGGCAGACCTCTCGGAAGCCTCTCGGTCATGGTTCTGACCGACATCGAAAACCCTGTCTTCGAAAGAGGCGTCCGTCGTCGTCTGGTCTCAGCGGACACTACGTTTGTGTCGATCCATGGCGACCCATCAAGAGCTGTCTTCGCAGCCAAGCGTCGTTCGCGCCCGGACGTGATCGTTGATGCCACACGGCAGGGCGACCGGACAGCACTCGCACGGGAGATGATTTGGGTGCTGCCCCGGGGCGGGTTGTATATCGCAGTGGGTGCTCGCCGCAGCTGGACTAACCGCTTCGATGCCGCAGGACGCTCGCTTAGTACCGACTCAGTCGCGTCGGAACGTGTCAAGAAGGAGCTACGCGACTCAGTCTCCCTCGAGCGAAACCGTCGTCCCCAGGCCGTGGTCAAGCAACGAGACCACCTCGCGGTACTTCGGCATACAGACGTCGAAGAAGTCCTGAGCAGTCGCTACGGGGCCGCCTGGGGTGAAATCGTTACCCGCCAAGCGGAATACACCTTCGAGTCGCGCGCAGACCTGATCATGCATGGAGAGCCATCGGAGGCGCGTAAGCCGAGCACCATCCACGTACCCGAGCTCACAGTCCGCGCATACAACGACGCCACTTGCCACATGCGAGAAATTCTGACTCGCAATGACTTTATTCTGCCTGATACATATCGTCATTGGCAGAACAAGAGTCTTTTGCACAAGAGAATCCAACCTGGCTCGCGGTCGTATGCACGGCTTCTTGAGGCTGTAACTGCCGGCCGAGCCAAGTCAGAGGCAGGAACTTTCTACAGCCTCGACTCAGCCTTCCCCACCCATTTCGGGCATCTCATGACCGAGACCATCTCTCGCCACTGGGGTTGGCAGGTCGCCTCGAAGATGTACCCGGACCTTCGCCCCGTCATGACCCGTCAGGCGGGTAAGGCGCCGCTCCCCCAGTGGAAACGAGATGTGCTGAGCGCACTCAACGTGCCGCTCGACAAGATCCTTTTCGTTGAGGAAGGGGATTCCGTGCGGGTCGAGAGGTTGGTGGCTGCCATGCCCCAATTGGTCAACCCGCGGTACATCGACGCTGGCATCCACAACACGTGGGCGGCGATTGGAGCAGGGGTCGGCGTGGACCCAACGCCGCTCCTTCGCCCTGAGAAGATCTTCTTGTCGCGCCGAAGCAAGTCACAACGAACCTGCAGCAACACTCCGGAAGTCGAATCGTTCTTTGCACAGAACGGCTTCAAGGTTCTTCTCCCCGAGAAACTCTCTTTCGCCGAACAGGTCCACACCTTTGCCGCGGCGAAGGTTATCGCGGGGTTTGGGGGTAGCGCGTTGTTCAATGCCATGTTCAACTCCACCGCGAAGATACTCATTCTGACCAGCCGGAGTTATGTAGCAGCCAACGAGTACCTCATCGCATCCGTGAATGGCAACGAACTTCACTACTTCTGGGCGCCTCCGGAACTGCAGCAGCCCCCCTCCGGCTTCTCGGTCGACGCCTACCGTTCCGGGTTCGAATTTCCGCTCGCACAACACCAGGCAGCGCTGATGAGAGTTATCTGACGGCCGCCGGAGGTTGCCGGATTGGACAGGACGGATCTGAGTCCGGCTCGAGCCCGACCTGCGAAGTGAATAGCCTGTGAGCGGCTGGGATGGCTGGCCCGGGGCTGGCTGGCACGGCGGTACCGGCTCTTCTGGCTCGACGTGCCTCATGAGTCACCTGGCCCCTTGGCAGGTTGCGTTCTGGGGATCTGTCGTCGAGTCGGGAGGGTCGGCACCGTGCGCCCACCACGGCGACGGCATGAATGGAGGCTTGCTCAACTCTCGGGCTGTAGCCCTTACAAACATGTCTCGTAGTGACGTTCTCACGGGCCGACGCGGTCACGACGCCCGCTCCCTTCAAGGCGACTCGCATGTCCGTCGTTGCGAATCACTGCGGAATCATCGTCAGCGTCGACATTCACGCCGCGACCCAGACCATGCCTCGGCAAAATCGCGATCGGGCAAGGAGCTGGGATGGAGACGTTCCCGCCCTAGACAGCGAGGCTGTCGTCGGCAGCCGGACGGATCGGGCGCCCGCGCCAAGGGTGCCGTCGTCGCGGTCCGTCACGCCCGCCGGGTGCTCGAGCCGACGACGATCCGAAGAGCAACCGTGTTCCTTGAACCAGGGTTGAACGGACTGTCAGCCTCACGCGCATGAAGAAGTGTGAAGCCCTATCGGAAAACCCGGATAGGGCCGTGCATCTTCATAGCGCCAGGCTGCTCGGTTGCCGCGAGCGACTTGTAGTTCTACAAGAATCTTTTCGACACGCAGGCGCGAACATGGCCGCACATGTAGAACTACAACTATGTTATTCACATGAGGAGCACACGTCAGCGACGAACGCGAGGCAGCGGTAAAGCCACCGTCGCGCTCAACGTCCACGTCGACCCGATCACCAAGACGAAGATCGACCGTGTCGCCGACGCACTCGGGCGCTCTCAAGGGCAGGTGCTCGATCTCATCGTCGACCACGCGGACCTGACACAGACGGCCCCCCTCGCCGGCACCGGACCAGACGCCGGCAGCGGCCGACAGCGGCGCACCCGCGGCACCGGCAAACTGACCGTGGCGCTCAACGTCCACATCGACTCATCCGCAAAAGACCGCATCGACACGGTCGCGGATGCACTGGGTCGATCCCAAGGACAGGTTCTTGACCTGATGCTCGGCCGCACCGATGTCGACGCCCACGGGCGACCTGACTTCTGGGATGGCCCACTGGCTACCGATTACCAAAGGGAGCTGCCCATGGCGAGCTCCGCATAGCAAAGGCCCGCACTTGGCGGTGCGGGCCTTTAAAGCTTTACCGACTTGAGCTTGGCGGCTAGTGAGTCGGTCCACATCAGCTGGTTGGCGACGCCTCCCAGACTTTCTCTCTACGAAACCACTGGCTAGGGGGTTTCTTGATGCCCACGGTAACACGCGCTGCTTTGGCGTACCCGGAAACTTCCGACGACGCGGCGTGTCGCAGCGCACAGGTCGCCTGGCAATCGCTAGCCAAACAGATCTCTGGACAAGGCCGCATGCGGGTGTCGCGCGACGGAGGGAAGACGTACCCGCTGCACCGCGAACGGCGCATCAGCGACGACCTTCCCAATCAGCCGGCCGCTGTGCTGATCTACGACAACGCCGGCTGCGCACGCACCTTCTGCATCGACCTGGACTCCTCCAAAGGAGGCCCCGACGCGGTACAACGCGACTACACGACGCTGACGGCGACCCTTCGCCGGCTGGGCCTGCCCCACTTCGCCGACCGCTCCCCCAACGGCGGCATGCACATCTACATCCCCATGGCCGAACCACTGCCATTCCACGACGCCTCCGAGGTGGCCCGAGCCCTGGAAGCACGCACGCCGACCCTGGACCCCATGCCCATGCTCGGTCTAAGCAGCGGCTGCATCCGGCCCCCTGGAAGCCGGCACAAGACCGGCGGCCACCAAGAACTCATCGGCTCACCCACCGCGGCCTGGGAGGCCTGCCAACACGGCGCCACCCCGGGGGCATGGCGACGATTCGCCGCCGAGGTGGCCTTCTCCCCCAGCGACAGACGCGAGTACGCCGTCACCGGCGAGACGCTTCCGGTCGCCGAGCCCGTCGCGCAGCTGCGGCCCCTGGGTCAGCACATCGCCCCGGATGCCAACTACCAGAAGATTGCCCGCACCGGCGACTACGACACAGCGCGGTACTCCACCCACTCCGAGGCCCGCCAAGCTGTCATCTGGTCCGCCGTCGCCGCCGGCTGGGACCTGCCAGCCGTCGCCGTCCGCCTCGAGAACGGCACCTGGCCCGGCCTGGCATCCCTTTACGCCCGATACCGGCCCCAGTCGCGCCACGGGGCGCTCCTACGGGACTGGAAGTCCGCCGTCGAATTCGAAAAACGGCGTCGCTCAGCATCGAGTCAAGAAGATGTTCACGTACGCACCACAAGGGGACCAAAGACACACGCGGGGGGCACCTACGAGCAGATCAGAACGTGGGTGAACGCGGTGGACCTGGCATTCGACGAGGATCGCCACGACGACCTAGGCGCCCGCGCGGTACTGCTAGCTGTGGCTGAGGCTGCTCAGAAGACTGGGTCGACCGTGATCTCATTTGGTAACAGGTCCTTGGCTGTCGCGACCGGCCTCGACCAGTCGACCGTCGGCAAGATCCTCAAACGACTCGCTGCAGAGGACGACCCACTGATCGATCTGGTGCAGGAAGCATCCGGCGTCGTCGCTCACACGTACTCGCTGCGCGTTCCCGGCGCCCTGGCTGACGAAGCTGGGCGTCGCACCTGGAAACGCGGCAAAATCCACGGGATTCGAGCGGCGTTCCGGGACCTGGGTCTTACCGCCGCCTTCGCGTATGCGGCACTGGAGCAAACCGACGAACCGCTCTCCGGGCGGGAAGTCGCGATCGCTTCACGGCTAGGAGTCAGCTCGGCGCACGAAGCACTTCAACTGCTGGAGGCATTCGGCCTGGCCATACGCAAAAACAACAAGTGGGTCATCGGCGAGGCGAACCTCGAACAGCTCGCCGAGCGATTTGGTGTCCTGGAACGGGTCAAAGAGCAGATCGACCGCTACCGGGCGGAACGTCAGGCCTACTGGGCCTTCCTCGGCATCATTCGTCTCGGCACCGTTGACGCGTCGGTGGGAACGTATGACGCGAGCGCTCCTCCCCCACCTCCGCCGGATGAGTCCTTCACGCTCATGGACATGCTCGAGGATGTCCTTGGCGCGCACCTGATCGCCGAAACCCCGATCTCAGCGGCCTGAGCCGCCCCAGGCCTCGCGCATGGGCGTTGCGTATGCGCGGTGAAGGGGTGACAGCGCGCTCGCACGCGCTCGAATACTAGTGAGCCCGCCAATGTGAGGATCGTATGGTTCTCCATATGTAGGTACGTATGGGTGACCCAGAACGACAAACAAGTGGATTACCATATGCACAATTCTTGT encodes:
- a CDS encoding glycosyltransferase family 61 protein — translated: MVLTDIENPVFERGVRRRLVSADTTFVSIHGDPSRAVFAAKRRSRPDVIVDATRQGDRTALAREMIWVLPRGGLYIAVGARRSWTNRFDAAGRSLSTDSVASERVKKELRDSVSLERNRRPQAVVKQRDHLAVLRHTDVEEVLSSRYGAAWGEIVTRQAEYTFESRADLIMHGEPSEARKPSTIHVPELTVRAYNDATCHMREILTRNDFILPDTYRHWQNKSLLHKRIQPGSRSYARLLEAVTAGRAKSEAGTFYSLDSAFPTHFGHLMTETISRHWGWQVASKMYPDLRPVMTRQAGKAPLPQWKRDVLSALNVPLDKILFVEEGDSVRVERLVAAMPQLVNPRYIDAGIHNTWAAIGAGVGVDPTPLLRPEKIFLSRRSKSQRTCSNTPEVESFFAQNGFKVLLPEKLSFAEQVHTFAAAKVIAGFGGSALFNAMFNSTAKILILTSRSYVAANEYLIASVNGNELHYFWAPPELQQPPSGFSVDAYRSGFEFPLAQHQAALMRVI
- a CDS encoding MarR family transcriptional regulator translates to MRVSRDGGKTYPLHRERRISDDLPNQPAAVLIYDNAGCARTFCIDLDSSKGGPDAVQRDYTTLTATLRRLGLPHFADRSPNGGMHIYIPMAEPLPFHDASEVARALEARTPTLDPMPMLGLSSGCIRPPGSRHKTGGHQELIGSPTAAWEACQHGATPGAWRRFAAEVAFSPSDRREYAVTGETLPVAEPVAQLRPLGQHIAPDANYQKIARTGDYDTARYSTHSEARQAVIWSAVAAGWDLPAVAVRLENGTWPGLASLYARYRPQSRHGALLRDWKSAVEFEKRRRSASSQEDVHVRTTRGPKTHAGGTYEQIRTWVNAVDLAFDEDRHDDLGARAVLLAVAEAAQKTGSTVISFGNRSLAVATGLDQSTVGKILKRLAAEDDPLIDLVQEASGVVAHTYSLRVPGALADEAGRRTWKRGKIHGIRAAFRDLGLTAAFAYAALEQTDEPLSGREVAIASRLGVSSAHEALQLLEAFGLAIRKNNKWVIGEANLEQLAERFGVLERVKEQIDRYRAERQAYWAFLGIIRLGTVDASVGTYDASAPPPPPPDESFTLMDMLEDVLGAHLIAETPISAA